Proteins encoded within one genomic window of Arachis ipaensis cultivar K30076 chromosome B08, Araip1.1, whole genome shotgun sequence:
- the LOC110265960 gene encoding uncharacterized protein C5E4.10c-like → MGGHGGLNILLQKRWNVYNYENREKVRRDEEQAARDKQIKREEVRKHNAELRLERLRTAKGLTPLVKAKAKKEKGEKEEEEPELKNSGDNRHINLLEGIKIFDPVRETEKRKELLGEREG, encoded by the coding sequence ATGGGAGGCCATGGCGGCCTCAACATTCTCCTGCAGAAGCGGTGGAACGTCTACAACTACGAGAACAGAGAAAAGGTCCGCCGCGACGAGGAGCAAGCCGCTAGAGACAAGCAGATCAAGCGCGAAGAGGTCAGAAAGCACAACGCCGAGCTCCGCCTCGAGCGCCTCCGCACCGCCAAGGGTTTGACTCCTCTCGTTAAGGCCAAGGCAAAGAAAGAGAAgggggagaaagaagaagaagaaccggAATTGAAGAATTCGGGTGACAACAGGCACATTAACTTGTTAGAGGGGATTAAGATTTTCGATCCTGTACGAGAAACCGAGAAGAGGAAGGAGTTGTTAGGGGAAAGGGAAGGgtga
- the LOC110265959 gene encoding uncharacterized protein LOC110265959: protein MKKEEGKSSRVVVGPEDEKYRLGYGVVGKGVKLGIYLEIRNGIDEKGGGADSDGEVKNENKKKNGRKTLEELREERLKREKHEKEQERNDCQYDDVFHLPVWQSFATSLPPASNMNGKFERDYVDAFFVI from the coding sequence atgaagaaagaagaaggaaagtccTCGAGGGTGGTGGTGGGTCCCGAGGATGAGAAGTATAGGTTAGGGTACGGGGTAGTAGGGAAGGGTGTGAAGCTTGGTATATATCTTGAGATTCGTAATGGCATCGATGAGAAGGGCGGTGGGGCTGATAGTGATGGGGAAGTGAAGAatgagaataagaagaagaatgggAGGAAGACTTTGGAGGAGTTGAGGGAAGAGAGGTTGAAGAGGGAGAAGCACGAGAAGGAGCAGGAGAGGAATGATTGCCAATACGATGACGTTTTCCATCTTCCAGTGTGGCAATCATTCGCCACGTCACTCCCACCGGCAAGCAATATGAACGGAAAATTTGAGAGGGattatgttgatgcattttttgtaATCTAG